The genomic region GGGCCACCAGCTGGTAAAAATTGACGGACCCAATCAGATAGCTTGGTACAAAATGGCCGAACACGAAGGCTATCACAACAAAGACAATGGTGTAAAAGTAGAAAAAGATGGCGAGCTTACGGGCATCCACTACGATATGCTGCACACCGCACCACCATCTGTAGCACCTAAATTTGTTCAAGAGTCTAATTTGGTTAATGATGCTGGATGGTTGGATGTGGATAAGCACACAATGCAACATAATAAGTACGCAAATATTTTTGGGCTGGGAGACGTGGCCGGCTTACCGACAGCAAAAACGGGAGCCGCCATACGCAAGCAAGTACCTGTAGTGGTAGATAATATCGATTTGCTTATTCAACACGATAAAATGGGCAAGAAATCATATAACGGTTATTCTTCCTGCCCACTCGTTACCGACTATGGAAAAATGGTATTGGCAGAGTTTGACTATGATAAAAATTTTATTCCAGACCCAAAATTGAAAAACCTATTTATTTCTGATAGTTCCAAAGAACATTGGAGATTATGGATGCTCAAAAAATACGGACTTCCCTACCTATATTGGAACAAAATGTTGAAAGGTAAGGATGTATAGCATTGGACAGGCAAAGAATAAAAAAATTGGTCATTGTCTGTATCCTTTGTGCAGCAATAGTTACAGGACTTGTTTTGTCAATACAATTTTTAAATAAATGATTATGAAAAAAAATATGGGCGGTGCAGACCGCATTATCAGAACCATTATTGCAATAACGGTAGGTGTGCTATACTGGCAAGGAATTATCGAAGGTACCTTGGCGTATGTTCTTCTTGCGCTATCGGCCGTATTTCTATTGACCAGTTTTATAAGTTTTTGTCCGCTGTATAAGTTGGTAGGATTGAATACGTGTCCAAGAAAATAAACGCTTGAAATTTAGAGTTGTGTATCTAAGGTTACAGCCATTGGTTGTGACCTTTTTTATTTTTATATAAAATTTGGAAATTATGAACATCAAACAATTTGAATACAAACCGCTGGCACATTATTCGTATGCCATCGCAAGCGAAGGTAAGGTAGCCATCATTGACCCAGAGCGCGACCCATCGCAGTATTACGCTTTCGCGAAAGCGAACAACGCAGAAATCGTTGCCGTAATAGAAACCCACCCACACGCCGATTTTGTGAGTTCGCATCTTGAAATCCATAAAAAGACAGGTGCAACCATTTACAATAGTGAAAAACTGGGCGCTGACTATCCGCATCAATCCTTTGATGAAGGCGACGAGATTAGATTGGGAAAAATTTCCCTCAAAGCGATAAACACACCTGGACATTCGCCAGACAGTATAACCATTGTGGCCACCGAAGGCGAAGACACGGCATTGTTTACGGGCGACACATTATTTATTGGCGACGTAGGCCGTCCAGACTTGCGTGAAAAGGCAGGAAATATGCAAGCAAAACGAGAGGAACTTGCCGAGATGATGTATGACACTATCCAAAATAAATTTACCGACTTGCCAGATGATGCCGTGGTCTATCCCGCACACGGTGCTGGTTCGCTATGCGGAAAAAATTTGAGGGATGCCAACAGTAGCACCTTGGGCAATGAACGTATGGGCAACTGGGCTTTTAAAGAACAGTCCAAAAAAGAATTTATGGACACCATACTCGATGGCCAGCCGTTTATTCCGTCCTATTTTGGCTTTGACGTGGATATCAATAAAGCCGGTGCAGCTGATTTACAAC from Zunongwangia profunda SM-A87 harbors:
- a CDS encoding MBL fold metallo-hydrolase, which gives rise to MNIKQFEYKPLAHYSYAIASEGKVAIIDPERDPSQYYAFAKANNAEIVAVIETHPHADFVSSHLEIHKKTGATIYNSEKLGADYPHQSFDEGDEIRLGKISLKAINTPGHSPDSITIVATEGEDTALFTGDTLFIGDVGRPDLREKAGNMQAKREELAEMMYDTIQNKFTDLPDDAVVYPAHGAGSLCGKNLRDANSSTLGNERMGNWAFKEQSKKEFMDTILDGQPFIPSYFGFDVDINKAGAADLQPSIEDIPFTEKTTAEGLIVDIREEATFKKGHLKGSINIQANSENAKFETWLGSIVEPKEAFTLVIDSAENKDILLHRVAKIGYEKQLTKVITLANENLVKTEKLDLADFKKNPDNYTIVDIRNTSEVEEGKFFDSAVSHPLNELRETADEIPTDKPIVVHCAGGYRSAAGSSILQKKIKGTIVYDLSEDINDFKN
- a CDS encoding YgaP family membrane protein, which produces MKKNMGGADRIIRTIIAITVGVLYWQGIIEGTLAYVLLALSAVFLLTSFISFCPLYKLVGLNTCPRK